One window of the Pedobacter ginsengisoli genome contains the following:
- a CDS encoding GDSL-type esterase/lipase family protein, with protein MNKPLFAKLSPKLLLLVFALILTSFSSGKRTKLNIVFIGDSITEGGALKQPALEATPLIVQQILSSNGQFTSVDVANRGFSGHTSLDFLPTTNTDFPKVIEAANNFNKDTSSILLFSIMLGTNDSAIFGPNGSPISADQYDQNMSKLIDALSNQYPKAKFVLQYPLWYSTNTQNNAAYLEEGLNRLESYFPKIDNLVKKYKKIAPGRIFAGDKSGFNFFRKNHTTLFKPEQGKKGTFYLHPNAEGSKELARIWSKGILKAI; from the coding sequence ATGAATAAACCTCTTTTTGCCAAGCTCAGCCCAAAATTACTGTTACTGGTTTTTGCGTTAATACTAACTTCTTTCTCTTCAGGAAAAAGAACCAAACTAAACATTGTTTTTATAGGAGATAGCATTACTGAAGGGGGCGCACTTAAACAACCTGCTTTAGAAGCAACACCATTAATTGTTCAGCAAATTCTAAGTTCAAACGGGCAATTCACATCGGTAGATGTTGCAAATAGGGGCTTTAGCGGACATACCAGTCTCGACTTTTTACCTACTACGAATACCGACTTCCCAAAGGTTATTGAGGCCGCAAACAACTTCAATAAAGATACTTCATCTATACTCTTGTTTTCTATTATGCTGGGAACCAATGACAGTGCAATATTTGGACCTAATGGATCTCCGATCTCTGCCGATCAGTATGATCAGAATATGTCTAAACTGATCGATGCATTATCAAATCAATACCCAAAGGCAAAATTTGTACTGCAGTATCCGCTTTGGTATAGCACAAACACTCAAAATAATGCGGCCTATTTAGAAGAAGGCTTAAATAGGTTAGAAAGCTACTTCCCAAAAATTGATAATCTGGTTAAAAAGTATAAAAAAATAGCCCCCGGACGGATATTTGCCGGCGATAAATCTGGTTTTAATTTTTTCAGGAAGAATCACACTACGCTGTTTAAGCCTGAACAAGGAAAAAAAGGCACGTTTTATCTACATCCAAATGCAGAGGGATCTAAAGAACTGGCAAGAATTTGGAGCAAGGGGATTTTAAAGGCCATCTAA
- a CDS encoding RNA polymerase sigma factor has translation MSNMEQAMKRQLLFISLYKSAFPGVAKYISRLGGSFEEAKDVFQDALIVYFEKTAIQSSAFDNDTAYLVGIAKNLWLKRYRQSTQNLPITEVDLALHEPEEHPSSHRLMHFLSKAGQKCMDLLKSFYYDELPLNEIAQEFGYSGVRSATVQKYKCLEKVRTTIKEKALSYEDFME, from the coding sequence ATGAGTAACATGGAACAAGCTATGAAACGGCAGCTGCTTTTTATTAGTTTATATAAAAGTGCTTTTCCGGGCGTAGCCAAATACATTAGTCGGTTGGGTGGCAGCTTTGAGGAGGCTAAAGATGTTTTTCAGGATGCCCTGATTGTATATTTTGAGAAAACTGCTATACAATCATCTGCCTTTGACAATGATACCGCCTACCTGGTTGGAATTGCTAAAAATTTATGGTTGAAACGTTACAGACAATCAACGCAAAACTTGCCTATAACAGAAGTAGATCTGGCATTACACGAACCTGAAGAACATCCTTCAAGTCACCGTCTGATGCACTTTTTAAGCAAAGCCGGTCAGAAGTGTATGGATTTACTCAAAAGCTTTTACTATGATGAGTTGCCGCTTAATGAGATTGCACAAGAGTTCGGCTATTCAGGAGTGCGTAGCGCTACAGTCCAAAAATATAAATGCCTCGAAAAAGTAAGAACAACTATTAAAGAAAAAGCATTATCGTATGAAGACTTCATGGAATGA
- a CDS encoding D-glycero-alpha-D-manno-heptose-1,7-bisphosphate 7-phosphatase — MNKAIFLDRDGVLNHEIHDYITKLEDFEVLEYQIPPLKKLHDEGYLLIVITNQGGIAQKRYSEETLAEMHKVLAQKFEAQGALITHAYYCPHHPTVSGECECRKPKSGMLLEAIAKYNIDPALSVMIGDKPRDVEAANGAGVRGIEIVPDEQIDYNLVKEVLAGNEFQVLSTGLKNK; from the coding sequence ATGAATAAAGCTATTTTTTTGGATCGCGATGGCGTTCTTAATCACGAAATCCATGACTACATTACCAAACTAGAAGATTTTGAAGTTTTAGAATATCAGATTCCTCCGTTAAAGAAACTACATGACGAAGGATATTTGCTGATTGTAATTACAAACCAAGGCGGAATTGCTCAGAAGCGCTATTCTGAAGAAACACTGGCCGAAATGCATAAGGTTCTGGCTCAAAAATTTGAAGCTCAAGGCGCTTTAATAACGCATGCTTACTATTGCCCTCATCATCCAACTGTTAGTGGTGAATGTGAGTGCAGAAAGCCTAAGTCGGGAATGCTTTTAGAAGCTATAGCTAAATACAATATTGATCCGGCGCTTTCTGTGATGATTGGCGACAAACCAAGAGATGTTGAAGCTGCAAATGGAGCAGGGGTAAGGGGTATAGAAATAGTACCTGATGAGCAGATAGACTACAATCTTGTTAAAGAAGTGCTTGCAGGAAACGAATTTCAGGTACTTAGTACAGGACTAAAGAATAAATAA
- a CDS encoding ATP-dependent Clp protease proteolytic subunit, producing MKIDKNEFRKFAVGHCYVPSARVDKYISAVERMTVPTAMTPYITEEREMRVSQMDVFSRLMMDRIIFMGVPVEANIANVVQAQLLFLQSTDAKKDIQMYINSPGGEVYAGFGVYDTMQLISPDVATICTGMALSFGAILLCGGATGKRSALEHARVMLHQPLGGVQGQASDIEITANQVLKVKKELYNIIAKHSGQDYQYVHDVCDRDHWMTADEAKEFGVIDEVLK from the coding sequence ATGAAAATTGACAAAAATGAGTTCCGCAAATTTGCGGTGGGGCATTGCTATGTCCCGTCGGCAAGGGTCGACAAATATATTTCAGCGGTTGAGCGCATGACTGTTCCAACGGCCATGACACCCTATATTACTGAAGAACGTGAAATGCGTGTTTCGCAGATGGATGTATTTTCAAGGCTAATGATGGACCGCATTATATTTATGGGTGTACCGGTAGAAGCTAATATTGCCAATGTGGTACAAGCTCAACTACTCTTCCTGCAATCAACAGATGCCAAAAAAGATATCCAGATGTATATCAATTCTCCAGGTGGCGAAGTTTACGCAGGCTTTGGTGTTTACGACACAATGCAATTGATTAGCCCGGATGTAGCCACTATTTGTACCGGTATGGCTTTATCATTCGGAGCAATATTGTTGTGTGGTGGCGCAACAGGTAAACGCAGTGCACTTGAACATGCTCGTGTGATGCTGCACCAGCCTTTGGGTGGCGTGCAGGGCCAGGCATCAGATATAGAGATAACAGCTAACCAGGTATTGAAAGTTAAAAAGGAGTTATACAATATAATAGCCAAACACAGCGGTCAGGATTATCAGTACGTACACGATGTTTGCGATCGCGACCATTGGATGACCGCTGATGAAGCAAAGGAGTTCGGGGTGATCGACGAGGTACTGAAATAA
- a CDS encoding alpha/beta fold hydrolase yields MPYIKKNPENSSSVNIFFEDLGTGKPVVLIHGWPVSHEMWEYQVNTLVNAGYRCIAYDRRGFGQSDRPWHSYDYDTLASDLHEVITALNLTDVTLVGFSMGGGEVVRYLGKYGSSRVSKAVLISSVVPLLSKTEDHEEGVPTEVFDGMIAGLQNDRPAFLAGFGKQFFSVNEQNNSVSQEIQNWMHQLAIVASPRATTECVRSFSETNFRTDLSVITIPIMIIHGDDDKIVPINTTSEVTSSLLPNSEYHIIEGASHGVFFTHKDEVNKLLLNFL; encoded by the coding sequence ATGCCGTATATTAAAAAGAACCCGGAGAACAGCTCATCTGTTAATATATTTTTTGAAGATCTAGGTACTGGTAAACCAGTGGTTTTGATACATGGGTGGCCTGTATCACACGAAATGTGGGAATACCAGGTGAATACATTGGTAAATGCCGGGTATCGGTGTATCGCCTATGATAGGCGTGGATTTGGGCAATCCGACAGGCCATGGCATAGTTATGATTATGATACACTTGCATCCGATTTGCATGAGGTAATTACTGCATTGAATTTAACTGATGTTACTCTTGTAGGATTTTCGATGGGTGGTGGCGAAGTGGTTAGGTATTTAGGTAAATATGGATCATCAAGAGTTTCAAAAGCTGTATTAATCAGTTCTGTAGTTCCTTTACTTTCAAAAACAGAGGATCATGAAGAGGGTGTTCCTACTGAGGTATTCGATGGTATGATAGCTGGCCTGCAAAATGACCGACCTGCTTTTTTAGCTGGTTTTGGGAAACAATTTTTTAGCGTAAATGAGCAAAATAACTCCGTTAGTCAGGAAATCCAGAATTGGATGCATCAACTTGCAATTGTTGCGAGTCCGCGGGCAACTACCGAATGTGTTCGTTCTTTCTCAGAAACTAATTTCAGAACCGACCTCAGTGTAATTACCATTCCGATAATGATTATTCATGGCGATGACGACAAAATTGTACCTATTAATACTACAAGCGAGGTAACCTCTTCATTGTTACCTAACTCAGAGTACCATATTATCGAAGGTGCATCACACGGTGTGTTTTTTACACATAAAGATGAAGTAAATAAGTTGTTGCTTAATTTTCTGTAA
- a CDS encoding mechanosensitive ion channel family protein, with amino-acid sequence MMLPKKLTCSLLVCISIFSCITLLAQKKDSTIHKSILQDSLKLNFVAKMQAFAKRSAKNSADEFEADKATIIQIKTFEEIKRTMQKAKIYVNGKLDTPGIKREFKKIEKDLIVVGDGVFTNKGSSQTYRNLTATSKIVSELLNKANAGKLKLDVRLQELNAFQYQLDSLLSVPALFKFPTDSVTLTKYLEKIKVVAYETTPIESSLKEASNNIQSLLNQANLTVFKLETSLEEIESHQKDIAGQTYKREFSNIWESPDYYQPFNEILYFSKTKGLLTLKFYAENNMGKLVLLVLLVATSFIYLRSLKNIYLENNLLKTDYEGQLVLRYPILSAILLVTSLFQFLFISPPFILNVIFWSISCVCLTIIFRNFIARYWMRIWLIIVMLFLISALSNLILQASRIEQWCMLIASISGVIVGLVALLKGHREELKEKWILWSITFMALLEFASVFANIFGRYNLAKTLFISGFLNVIIAILFLWTVRLINEGLFLAFNVYSGQDKKLFYLNFEKVGKKAPLLFYVLLIIGWAVLFGRNFPAFDYLFKPFLNFFNQDRTLGDYTFSINSLVLFIVIMSISVIVSKIVSFFASDGHLAGGRDNKNERQGIGSWILLVRISILCIGLFLAIAAAGIPVDRITIVLGALGVGIGFGLQTLVNNLVSGLIIAFEKPVNVGDIVDVDGQGGKMKSIGFRSSIISTWDGADVVMPNGDLLNAHLINWSLGGNRKRISIQIGIAYDTDLEKCRQVLTGILDNDQRISKNPGPVVQFEQFSNSAIDLRIYFWTKHIGDTSATRSDLIIAIVAAFKANGISIPFPQQDVYLHYPDQ; translated from the coding sequence ATGATGCTCCCTAAAAAATTAACCTGTTCACTTTTGGTTTGTATCAGCATATTTAGCTGCATTACCCTACTTGCCCAAAAGAAAGATTCTACCATTCATAAATCAATTTTACAGGATAGCTTAAAATTGAATTTTGTAGCCAAAATGCAGGCTTTTGCAAAACGATCTGCAAAGAATAGCGCTGATGAGTTTGAGGCCGATAAAGCAACTATCATTCAAATCAAAACATTTGAAGAGATAAAGCGGACAATGCAAAAAGCAAAGATTTATGTTAATGGTAAACTGGATACTCCAGGTATAAAAAGGGAATTTAAAAAAATTGAAAAAGACCTGATTGTTGTTGGCGATGGTGTTTTTACTAATAAAGGATCTTCACAAACTTATCGCAATTTAACAGCTACTTCAAAAATAGTATCGGAACTGCTCAATAAAGCAAATGCAGGTAAATTAAAGTTGGATGTGCGCCTGCAGGAACTGAACGCTTTCCAATATCAGCTCGATTCATTATTGAGCGTACCTGCATTATTTAAGTTTCCAACTGATTCGGTTACGCTAACAAAGTACCTGGAAAAAATAAAAGTTGTTGCCTACGAAACTACTCCAATAGAAAGCTCACTTAAAGAGGCAAGCAACAATATCCAATCCCTGCTAAATCAGGCAAACCTGACTGTTTTCAAATTAGAAACAAGTCTGGAAGAAATTGAATCACATCAAAAAGACATAGCCGGCCAAACCTACAAAAGAGAATTTAGTAACATATGGGAATCACCCGATTACTACCAGCCATTTAATGAAATACTTTATTTCTCAAAAACGAAGGGATTACTAACGCTTAAGTTTTATGCAGAAAATAATATGGGTAAACTAGTACTGCTTGTTTTACTTGTGGCAACTTCTTTCATTTATCTGCGTTCGCTTAAAAACATTTATTTAGAGAATAATTTGCTAAAAACTGATTACGAAGGCCAACTAGTGCTCAGGTATCCAATTTTATCGGCCATTCTATTAGTTACAAGTTTATTTCAGTTCCTTTTCATTTCGCCCCCTTTTATTTTAAATGTTATCTTTTGGTCAATATCATGTGTTTGCCTAACCATTATTTTCAGGAATTTCATAGCCCGCTACTGGATGCGGATATGGCTGATTATAGTTATGCTTTTTCTTATATCTGCTCTGAGTAACCTGATATTGCAGGCTTCAAGAATTGAACAATGGTGTATGCTCATCGCTTCGATATCTGGTGTTATAGTTGGCTTGGTTGCGCTACTAAAAGGCCATCGTGAAGAGCTTAAGGAGAAATGGATCCTTTGGTCAATCACTTTTATGGCCTTACTTGAATTTGCATCTGTATTTGCAAATATATTTGGCAGATATAATTTAGCAAAAACGCTATTCATTAGTGGATTTCTGAACGTGATTATTGCAATTCTTTTCCTCTGGACAGTACGACTAATTAACGAAGGCCTGTTTCTGGCATTTAATGTATATTCCGGACAAGATAAAAAGCTTTTTTACCTGAACTTTGAAAAGGTTGGCAAAAAAGCTCCGTTGTTATTTTATGTATTACTAATTATTGGTTGGGCAGTATTATTTGGGCGAAATTTCCCTGCATTTGATTACTTATTCAAACCATTTCTGAACTTTTTTAATCAGGATCGTACACTGGGCGATTATACCTTTAGCATTAATAGTCTGGTTCTCTTTATTGTAATTATGTCTATTTCGGTGATTGTTTCTAAAATCGTCTCCTTTTTTGCTTCCGACGGACATCTTGCAGGCGGCAGGGATAATAAGAATGAAAGGCAGGGGATAGGTAGCTGGATATTGCTGGTTCGCATTTCTATCCTCTGTATAGGCCTATTTTTAGCAATTGCAGCGGCAGGAATTCCTGTAGACAGAATAACGATTGTTTTAGGAGCATTAGGTGTAGGCATAGGCTTTGGTTTGCAAACATTAGTGAACAACCTGGTAAGTGGGCTTATTATTGCATTTGAGAAGCCAGTAAACGTTGGCGATATAGTTGATGTTGATGGCCAGGGTGGTAAAATGAAATCTATTGGATTTAGAAGCAGCATCATCTCAACCTGGGATGGTGCAGATGTAGTAATGCCAAATGGCGACTTGCTTAATGCACATCTGATTAATTGGTCGCTTGGCGGAAACCGTAAAAGAATATCTATACAGATTGGTATTGCTTATGATACAGATCTTGAAAAATGCAGACAAGTATTAACTGGAATTTTAGACAATGATCAGCGAATCAGTAAAAACCCCGGTCCGGTGGTACAATTTGAGCAGTTTAGTAATAGCGCTATAGATCTGAGGATATATTTCTGGACAAAACATATTGGAGATACATCTGCTACCAGGAGCGATTTGATTATAGCTATTGTAGCCGCTTTTAAAGCAAACGGCATCTCAATTCCGTTTCCTCAACAAGATGTATATCTTCATTATCCCGATCAATAA
- a CDS encoding ester cyclase — protein MKGTTVITKPLLKVMALVIIAYFSSCKNSEGTNATNKSEIDSLRTQIKELMAANEMVAKNLAKFDTLDFNVFSRRDWARFHESHAEDVVVHFPDGHTTKGLKKHIDDMEAMFVYAPDTRISVHPIKVGQGNLTAVTGVMEGTFTKPMPVGNGKFIQPTGKAFKIPMATVSIWKLDGTMSEEYLFWDNQTYMNQLGIGK, from the coding sequence ATGAAAGGAACAACTGTAATAACCAAACCATTACTTAAAGTAATGGCATTGGTAATAATTGCATATTTCAGTAGTTGCAAAAACAGCGAAGGAACAAATGCAACAAACAAATCGGAAATAGATTCCTTACGGACCCAAATTAAGGAGCTAATGGCAGCCAATGAGATGGTCGCAAAAAATCTCGCTAAGTTTGATACTTTAGATTTTAATGTTTTCAGTAGGAGAGACTGGGCCAGATTTCATGAAAGCCATGCAGAAGATGTTGTAGTTCATTTCCCAGACGGGCATACTACAAAAGGGCTTAAAAAACATATAGATGATATGGAAGCAATGTTTGTATATGCCCCTGATACCAGAATTTCAGTACACCCAATTAAAGTAGGACAAGGAAACTTAACTGCCGTTACCGGAGTAATGGAAGGCACTTTTACTAAACCTATGCCTGTGGGTAATGGTAAATTCATTCAACCTACTGGTAAAGCGTTCAAAATTCCGATGGCAACAGTGAGTATCTGGAAACTAGATGGTACAATGAGCGAAGAATATCTATTTTGGGATAATCAAACATATATGAACCAACTTGGCATTGGCAAATAA
- a CDS encoding DKNYY domain-containing protein, translating into MTTRQIIILVMTISILTSCRRGYKIEDDKVYYESWNEGSGQNKRIIEQADAKTFKELTFDCDCDFEFGKDKNHLFIDGELIKNIDPNTFKFIGNYIFRDKDSAYFFGFYNSLNDCVIKGVNPNKIRLIKYPWAKADNFLIHGGATINIDDINEFAPIDDDWGKTKKYVINKNQILHGADVETFKITSTFQGKDKKFNYEFGIINEDDFKKMSFKTFDFANKDFCQTEPIVFVDVYDSLVSYIEDKNEPIELVEKLKQMGFTLNNTMYLDWGGESKIIRASMTSSKCNCIVEKLYRYDYGKPSETKNIFKVTERIYYEPREK; encoded by the coding sequence ATGACAACAAGACAAATAATAATTTTAGTTATGACAATTTCAATTTTGACAAGTTGCAGACGCGGCTACAAGATTGAAGACGACAAAGTTTATTATGAATCTTGGAATGAAGGAAGTGGACAAAACAAGCGAATAATTGAACAAGCAGATGCAAAGACTTTTAAAGAATTAACTTTTGATTGCGATTGCGACTTTGAGTTCGGCAAGGACAAAAATCATCTGTTTATAGACGGCGAGCTTATAAAAAATATTGACCCAAACACTTTCAAATTTATTGGAAATTATATTTTCCGTGACAAAGACTCAGCGTATTTTTTTGGTTTTTATAACAGCTTAAACGATTGTGTAATCAAGGGCGTTAATCCAAACAAGATAAGATTAATTAAATATCCTTGGGCAAAGGCGGATAATTTTTTAATTCACGGAGGAGCTACTATAAATATTGACGATATAAATGAATTTGCCCCTATTGACGATGATTGGGGAAAGACAAAAAAATACGTTATAAATAAAAATCAAATTTTACACGGAGCGGACGTAGAAACTTTTAAAATCACAAGTACCTTTCAAGGTAAAGACAAGAAATTCAATTACGAGTTCGGTATTATCAATGAAGATGATTTTAAAAAAATGAGTTTTAAAACCTTTGATTTTGCCAATAAAGATTTCTGTCAAACTGAACCAATTGTGTTTGTTGATGTTTACGACAGTTTAGTTTCATATATAGAAGATAAGAATGAACCTATCGAGCTTGTTGAAAAACTTAAACAAATGGGTTTCACATTGAATAATACGATGTATTTAGATTGGGGTGGAGAATCAAAAATTATCAGAGCTTCTATGACAAGTAGCAAATGTAATTGTATTGTTGAAAAACTTTACCGTTACGATTATGGAAAACCTTCTGAAACAAAAAACATATTTAAAGTGACAGAAAGAATCTACTATGAACCGAGAGAGAAATAA
- a CDS encoding SulP family inorganic anion transporter — MFSSNSFFNFSQKVNYKNEILAGLTVAMTMMPESLSFAILAGFPPLAGLYAAFIMGLITSIFGGRPGLISGGAGATAIVLIALMKSNGIEYVFAAIAFAGIIQIGVGLFKLGKFIRLVPQPVMYGFVNGLAVIIFIAQLEQFKTVANGTSTWLSGASLYIMAGLVLLTIAIVVLLPKITKAVPPSLIAIIVVFLLVFGFNIDTKTVKDIASVSGGFPPFHIPAIPFELNTLQIIFPYALIMAGVGLTEGLLTLNLVDEITSTKGNGNRECIAQGAANITNGFFFGMGGCPMIAQTLVNLSAGARARLSGIIASLTILIIILFGAPIIDRVPMAALTGVMIMVAIGTFEWVSFRIINKMPKQDIFIGILVAIITIWLHNLALAVLIGVVISALVFAWESAKRIRAKKYIDERGVKHYEIFGPLFFGSVTAFNEKFDISGDPQEVIIDFRDSRVADMSGIEGLNKLTERYKLAGKKLHLQHLSEDCRTLLKNAEEVIEVNILEDPHYNVMAN; from the coding sequence ATGTTTTCAAGCAATAGCTTTTTTAACTTCTCTCAAAAAGTCAATTACAAAAATGAAATCCTGGCGGGCCTAACAGTGGCCATGACAATGATGCCGGAATCTTTATCATTTGCCATCCTTGCCGGATTTCCTCCATTAGCGGGTTTATATGCTGCTTTTATTATGGGATTGATTACCTCAATTTTTGGAGGCAGGCCAGGTCTGATTTCCGGTGGGGCAGGAGCTACAGCAATCGTATTAATTGCCTTAATGAAATCAAATGGAATCGAATATGTTTTTGCTGCTATTGCATTTGCTGGAATTATCCAGATAGGGGTAGGACTGTTTAAACTAGGCAAATTTATCAGATTGGTACCTCAACCAGTCATGTATGGCTTTGTTAATGGTCTTGCTGTTATCATTTTTATAGCTCAGCTAGAGCAATTTAAAACTGTTGCAAATGGAACATCTACCTGGCTTAGTGGAGCCTCATTATATATTATGGCAGGTTTAGTTTTGCTTACCATAGCAATAGTGGTGCTTTTACCAAAAATTACCAAGGCTGTTCCCCCGTCTCTTATCGCTATTATAGTAGTGTTTTTACTCGTTTTTGGATTTAATATAGACACAAAAACGGTTAAAGATATTGCTTCTGTTAGTGGCGGGTTTCCTCCATTTCACATCCCGGCTATACCCTTTGAACTAAACACTTTACAAATTATTTTTCCTTATGCCTTAATAATGGCTGGGGTTGGCTTAACCGAAGGTTTATTAACTCTTAACCTGGTTGATGAGATTACCAGTACAAAGGGCAATGGCAATAGAGAATGTATTGCACAAGGCGCTGCAAATATTACCAATGGCTTTTTCTTTGGAATGGGAGGCTGTCCCATGATCGCTCAAACACTGGTTAATCTATCCGCAGGTGCAAGAGCGCGATTATCCGGAATAATTGCATCATTAACCATACTTATTATTATACTTTTCGGTGCCCCCATTATAGATCGCGTCCCAATGGCAGCATTAACCGGAGTAATGATAATGGTAGCTATCGGAACATTTGAATGGGTAAGCTTTCGCATCATTAACAAAATGCCAAAACAAGACATCTTTATAGGTATACTTGTAGCGATAATAACCATCTGGCTTCATAATCTGGCGCTTGCAGTCCTAATTGGGGTTGTGATATCAGCATTGGTCTTTGCCTGGGAAAGTGCTAAAAGAATCCGCGCAAAAAAATATATAGATGAACGGGGAGTTAAACATTACGAAATATTTGGCCCTTTATTTTTTGGATCTGTAACTGCTTTTAATGAAAAATTTGATATTAGTGGCGACCCTCAAGAAGTAATTATCGATTTTAGGGACAGCAGGGTAGCGGATATGAGTGGCATAGAAGGATTAAATAAGTTAACAGAGCGCTATAAGCTGGCAGGCAAGAAATTACACCTGCAACATCTTAGTGAAGATTGCAGAACTTTGCTTAAAAATGCTGAAGAAGTGATAGAAGTTAATATTTTAGAAGATCCGCATTACAATGTGATGGCAAATTAA
- the fsa gene encoding fructose-6-phosphate aldolase — protein sequence MKFFIDTANLDQIKEAQDLGVLDGVTTNPSLMAKEGITGDANVTAHYKAICAIVDDNVSAEVISTTFDEMVKEGEALAKLDPKIVVKVPMIKDGVKAIKYLSSKGIRTNCTLIFSAGQALLAAKAGATYVSPFLGRLDDISTDGLQLIEDIRLIFDNYGYPTQILAASIRGPLHIVNCAKLGADVITGPLTAITALLKHPLTDTGLAQFLADHKKAAEGK from the coding sequence ATGAAATTTTTTATTGACACAGCTAATCTTGATCAAATAAAAGAAGCGCAAGACCTTGGCGTTTTAGATGGAGTAACAACCAACCCAAGTCTTATGGCTAAAGAAGGTATTACAGGTGATGCTAATGTGACCGCTCATTACAAGGCTATTTGTGCCATTGTAGATGATAACGTAAGTGCCGAAGTAATATCAACCACCTTTGATGAAATGGTTAAAGAAGGCGAAGCTTTAGCTAAATTAGATCCAAAGATTGTTGTTAAAGTTCCTATGATTAAAGATGGTGTTAAAGCAATTAAATATCTTTCATCTAAAGGTATCAGAACCAACTGTACTTTAATTTTCTCTGCTGGTCAGGCATTATTAGCTGCTAAAGCCGGAGCAACATATGTATCTCCATTTTTAGGTCGTTTAGATGATATCTCTACTGATGGTTTACAATTAATTGAAGATATCAGATTAATATTTGATAACTATGGTTATCCAACTCAAATTTTAGCTGCTTCTATCCGTGGCCCATTACATATTGTAAACTGTGCTAAATTAGGCGCAGATGTAATTACAGGTCCTTTAACTGCAATTACTGCTTTGTTAAAACATCCATTAACCGACACTGGTTTGGCTCAATTCCTTGCAGATCATAAAAAAGCTGCTGAAGGAAAATAA
- the arr gene encoding NAD(+)--rifampin ADP-ribosyltransferase has product MNTENPAIETPIQHAFSQTFFHGTKADLKIGDLIEIGFDSNFVDRKLKHIYLSATLNAAIWGAELASGNGRERIYLVEATGPLEDDPNVTNKKFPGNPTMSYRSEHAFKVIGEVTVWQGHLAEQLKAMKDGLDKLKQLGNMVIEE; this is encoded by the coding sequence ATGAACACAGAAAATCCAGCAATCGAGACACCTATTCAACATGCTTTTTCTCAAACCTTTTTTCATGGAACTAAAGCGGATTTAAAAATCGGGGACTTAATAGAAATTGGTTTTGACTCAAATTTTGTAGACAGAAAATTAAAACATATTTATCTTTCTGCTACCTTAAATGCAGCTATCTGGGGAGCTGAATTGGCATCTGGGAACGGACGTGAAAGAATATACCTTGTAGAAGCAACAGGCCCATTGGAAGATGATCCTAATGTAACTAATAAAAAATTCCCGGGTAATCCAACAATGTCATACCGTTCTGAGCACGCTTTCAAAGTTATTGGCGAGGTTACCGTCTGGCAGGGACATTTAGCAGAACAACTTAAAGCAATGAAGGACGGATTGGATAAGCTTAAACAGCTTGGAAATATGGTAATAGAGGAGTAA